One window of the Microplitis demolitor isolate Queensland-Clemson2020A chromosome 10, iyMicDemo2.1a, whole genome shotgun sequence genome contains the following:
- the LOC128668792 gene encoding transcription elongation factor SPT6-like, producing MMSEFKLSRIPSSGLETTKISIKPIIALKNTEEYEEVENRRFKNNVIESDDDESSSSESDGDDDESSSSSSSSSSSSSSSSEESDDDGEVNGSKRRKSCDDDDDDDESRNSGNEKSDGADDEVNGSKRKKSHDDDDDFDDRLEDDDYDLIEENLGITVDRRRFKRLKQMPAGGSDDEDDENGRTEKESIANELFENGIDDDTKNQSPSRESEHQGSNLDDDDQSVPSDDDFIVDNDDKPIPKRKYVSAGDSALDQAREIFGVDFDYDTVQHQYDDDMFPEDEDEEAEDERSTRKPTGKNIFQIYEPSDLKRSFYTDLDHEIRCKDIPERMQLRSTPITPVPEGSNELDEEAEWIYKHAFTQRKILQQVTDCSGGMNNLGSKGPETVKKIKNALNLMRNQNFEVPFIAFYRKELVKPELNIDDLWKVYKFDAKWCQLYQRKQKLLRLFENMRDFQLDELMKNPEASLPDEIRIIKDEDIERLKNVQTNEERNDVYNHFMLYYSRDIPRMKEILRQKEMEARQEKNRKRQQYLLEAEEKNSEDPSLGDEDAEETEKNDCTLKQAVRSGPYALYVRAGLSSFAKKFGLTPEHFAENLQDNYQRHEVNQHPVHPDVVAQDYLGGSFQSTEEVLKAVQHMVAIQLAREPIVRKCAREIYMDRAKLSVRPTKKGIRGIDESHPIYTMKYLKDKPVRELVDHMWLKLSTAEADGLITITFSETVKGIVGSDFISEFKQLYIKDEFNRNVQDWNDLRTGSVELAFKKYVIPDLKNELRANITAEAKESITYLCCRKLFNWIKFAPYTCKFNGQDDEAWNTGEGIRSMGIAYVPDVNQAAFASIVAPDGECVDFLKLPHLLKRKNSFNQNERHLKEADLLSLRNFISKNKPHIVVIGGESRDAQTISNDIRECLAKLAVKEQYPAIKVEICDSNVAKLFSTSNRGVAEFREFPPLLRESISLARRLQNPLGEFSQLCNPDEDLLCLKFHPLQDLLSKEELLVDLYTEFINRVNEIGVDLSSNKVYNKNLLQFVCGLGPRKSQVLLKILKSKKNKLENRTHLVTVCHMGPKVFMNCAGFIKIDTATLDDNSDIYIEVLDSTRIHPETYEWARKMAVDALEYGVKNADPGTAIEEIIKTPYKLQELDLEAFAVELERQGFGNKITTLYDVQTELTYRYKDLRVPYKSPSPEEMFTLLTKETQETFYVGKLVQATVIGFRFKKPKVTQLDQAHPVKNDDTGLWKCPFCSKDDFVELTKVWNHFDTGSCPGKAVGVRLRLDNGVSGYLNSINISDNYVANPQDRVHIQQVIACRIIKIDVDQFGSECSSKSSDLADVNNTWRPAKDLYYDTEAEEEDKRAEKESRKSKQPIYTTRLVVHPSFHNISFAEAEKMIKTMDQGEAIIRPSSKGIDHLTVTWKVTDDIYQYIDVIETDKSNSFSLGRSLWIGTEKFEDLDEILARYINVMASNVVEILKFKYYHPEVLGFKEKAEQILKEQKRKNPASIPYIFSASKNYPGKFLLSYVPRLRCYHEYVTVISQGFKYRNQVFNNLDALICWFKKHFRNPIVVPPRVSEMTHRNTSEIKCLAA from the exons ATGATGTCGGAATTCAAATTGAGTAGGATTCCCAGCAGCGGCCTCGAAaccacaaaaatttcaataaaaccaATAATCgca ttaaagAACACTGAAGAGTATGAAGAAGTTGAAAACAGGAGATTTAAGAATAACGTGATAGAAAGCGACGACGATGAAAGCAGTAGCAGCGAAAGTGACGGAGATGATGATGaaagcagtagcagtagcagtagcagtagcagtagcagtagcagtagtagtGAGGAAAGTGACGACGATGGAGAAGTCAACGGTAGTAAAAGACGAAAAAGTTgtgacgacgacgacgacgacgatgaaAGCCGTAACAGCGGAAATGAGAAAAGTGACGGAGCCGACGATGAAGTCAACGGgagtaaaagaaagaaaagtcATGACGACGACGATGACTTTGATGATCGTTTGGAGGACGATGATTATGATTTGATTGAAGAAAACTTGGGCATTACTGTTGACCGTCGACGATTCAAACGTTTGAAGCAGATGCCAGCCGGTGGATCTGACGACGAAGATGACGAAAATGGAAGGACTGAGAAAGAATCTATTgctaatgaattatttgaaaatggcATTGATGAT gataCTAAAAATCAAAGTCCCAGTCGCGAATCGGAGCATCAGGGATCCAATCTTGACGACGATGATCAAAGTGTTCCATCAGACGATGATTTCATTGTTGACAATGATGACAAGCCCATACCCAAGAGGAAATATGTTTCTGCAGGCGATTCAGCTCTGGACCAGGCCAGGGAAATATTTGGTGTTGACTTTGATTATGACACCGTACAACACCAGTACGACGATGACATGTTTCCAGAAGACGAAGATGAGGAAGCTGAAGATGAGAGGAGTACAAGAAAACCTAcaggcaaaaatattttccaaatatATGAGCCTAGTGATTTAAAACGCTCATTCTATACGGACCTAGATCATGAGATCCGTTGCAAGGACATTCCTGAGAGAATGCAGTTACGCTCAACGCCGATTACTCCTGTACCTGAAGGTTCCAACGAGCTTGATGAAGAGGCAGAGTGGATTTATAAGCATGCATTCACAcaacgaaaaattttgcaacAAGTTACGGATTGTTCAGGCGGTATGAATAATTTAGGATCTAAAGGACCAGAAACtgtgaagaaaataaagaatGCGTTGAATTTGATGCGCAATCAAAACTTTGAAGTTCCTTTTATAGCTTTTTACCGCAAGGAACTAGTGAAACCAGAATtaaatatcgatgatttgTGGAAAGTGTACAAGTTCGATGCTAAGTGGTGTCAATTGTACcagagaaaacaaaaattgctgAGGTTGTTTGAAAATATGAGAGATTTTCAATTGGACGAATTAATGAAGAATCCTGAGGCGTCACTTCCAGATGAGATTAGGATTATCAAAGACGAAGATATCGAGCGATTGAAGAACGTCCAAACAAACGAAGAGAGAAATGACGTTTATAATCATTTCATGCTCTACTACAGTCGCGACATTCCGCGAATGAAGGAAATCTTGAGACAGAAGGAGATGGAAGCTCGACaggaaaaaaataggaaaCGTCAACAATATCTTTTGGAggctgaagaaaaaaatagtgaagaTCCATCGCTTGGGGATGAAGATGCTGAAgagactgaaaaaaatgacTGTACTCTTAAGCAGGCCGTCAGAAGTGGACCTTACGCACTTTATGTCCGCGCCGGGCTCAGCagttttgctaaaaaatttgGTCTCACTCCTGAACACTttgctgaaaatttacaagacAATTATCAGCGTCATGAAGTCAATCAACATCCAGTTCATCCTGATGTAGTGGCGCAAGACTATCTCGGGGGAAGTTTCCAGTCCACAGAAGAAGTTCTGAAAGCTGTTCAGCACATGGTGGCCATCCAACTGGCACGTGAACCAATTGTACGAAAATGCGCTCGTGAAATTTACATGGATCGTGCTAAGCTGTCAGTACGCCCGACTAAAAAAGGAATCAGAGGAATAGATGAAAGTCATCCGATCTATACCATGAAGTACTTGAAGGACAAACCAGTTCGTGAACTTGTTGATCATATGTGGCTCAAGTTATCGACTGCTGAAGCTGATGGTTTGATAACGATCACATTCAGCGAAACCGTTAAAGGCATTGTCGGCTCAGACTTTATCAGTGAATTCAAGCAGCTATACATCAAAGATGAATTCAACAGAAATGTCCAAGACTGGAATGATTTACGTACTGGTAGTGTAGAAttggcttttaaaaaatatgttatacCAGATTTGAAGAATGAATTAAGAGCTAATATCACCGCTGAAGCAAAGGAATCCATCACGTACTTGTGCTGTCGCAAATTATTCAACTGGATAAAATTTGCTCCCTACACATGCAAATTTAATGGCCAAGATGACGAAGCTTGGAACACTGGAGAAGGCATCAGGTCAATGGGAATCGCTTATGTTCCAGATGTCAATCAAGCTGCGTTTGCTTCAATCGTCGCTCCGGATGGTGAATGCgttgactttttaaaattgcctCATTTGTTAAAACGTAAGAATAGTTTTAACCAAAACGAAAGACATCTCAAAGAAGCTGATTTACTTTCTCTGCGAAATTTCATCAGCAAAAATAAGCCTCATATTGTAGTAATTGGCGGTGAATCCAGAGATGCTCAAACAATTTCCAATGACATCAGGGAATGCTTGGCAAAGCTTGCTGTCAAAGAACAGTATCCTGCTATAAAAGTTGAAATATGTGACTCTAATGTAGCAAAGTTATTTTCTACCAGCAATAGAGGAGTAGCTGAATTCCGCGAGTTCCCTCCACTACTGAGAGAATCGATTTCACTTGCGCGACGTCTACAAAATCCTCTCGGGGAATTTTCGCAGCTTTGTAATCCAGATGAAGACTTGCTCTGCTTGAAATTCCATCCCCTTCAAGATTTACTTTCAAAAGAAGAGCTTTTGGTGGACTTGTATACTGAATTTATCAACAGAGTCAATGAAATTGGTGTCGACTTGAGCAGCAATaaagtttacaataaaaatttattacaattcgTTTGTGGATTAGGCCCCAGAAAAAGTCAGGTTCTATTGAAAATActgaaaagcaaaaaaaataaattggaaaatcGTACTCATTTGGTGACTGTGTGCCATATGGGACCTAAAGTTTTTATGAATTGCGctggatttataaaaatagacacGGCTACTCTCGACGACAACTCAGATATCTACATTGAGGTGTTGGACAGCACGAGAATTCATCCAGAAACGTACGAGTGGGCGCGTAAAATGGCCGTCGATGCTCTGGAATACGGGGTCAAAAATGCAGATCCAGGTACAGCTAtcgaagaaataataaaaactcccTACAAGCTTCAGGAATTAGATCTCGAAGCTTTTGCCGTCGAGTTAGAGAGACAAGgctttggaaataaaattactactcTCTATGATGTCCAAACTGAATTAACTTACCGCTACAAAGATCTACGAGTGCCCTATAAATCTCCATCTCCTGAAGAAATGTTTACTCTATTGACCAAAGAGACTCAAGAAACTTTTTACGTCGGCAAACTAGTCCAGGCAACAGTTATTGGGTTCAGATTCAAAAAACCCAAAGTTACACAACTGGATCAAGCACACCCCGTTAAAAATGACGATACTGGACTCTGGAAGTGTCCATTCTGTTCCAAGGATGATTTTGTTGAACTCACTAAAGTATGGAATCATTTTGACACGGGATCTTGTCCAGGAAAAGCTGTCGGCGTTAGACTTCGTTTGGACAATGGAGTGTCTGGATACCttaattctataaatatatctgatAATTATGTCGCGAATCCTCAGGATCGGGTGCATATCCAACAAGTGATAGCTTGTCGTATTATCAAAATTGATGTAGACCAATTCGGCAGCGAATGTTCCAGTAAAAGCAGCGATCTTGCTGACGTAAATAATACCTGGCGACCTGCTAAGGACTTATACTACGACACAGAGGCTGAAGAAGAAGATAAAAGAGCAGAAAAAGAAAGCAGGAAAAGTAAACAGCCGATTTATACTACACGTCTTGTTGTCCATCCGTCATTTCACAATATAAGTTTCGCTGAAGCTGAGAAGATGATAAAGACTATGGATCAAGGGGAAGCTATTATCAGACCCAGCAGCAAAGGAATCGATCATTTAACAGTCACTTGGAAAGTAACTGATGACATTTATCAGTACATTGATGTAATTGAAACAGATAAATCAAATTCTTTTTCATTGGGACGAAGTTTGTGGATCggcactgaaaaatttgaagaccTGGATGAAATACTTGCGAGATATATCAACGTAATGGCTAGTAATGTCGTagaaatacttaaatttaagtactATCACCCTGAGGTTCTTGGATTCAAAGAAAAGGCTGAGCAAatattaaaggaacagaagaGAAAAAATCCTGCTAGTATTCCATACATTTTTTCGGCttcgaaaaattatcctggtaaatttttactgtcgTACGTGCCTCGATTAAGATGTTACCATGAGTATGTTACTGTTATCTCACAGGGATTCAAATATCGCAACCAAGTGTTCAATAATCTTGATGCATTGATATGTTGGTTCAAAAAACATTTCAGGAACCCAATTGTTGTACCCCCTAGGGTTTCTGAAATGACACATCGTAATACTTCAGAGATCAAATGTTTAGCTgcttga
- the LOC128668737 gene encoding uncharacterized protein DKFZp434B061-like → MGHSHRASRSSLSAGTPDSLSDNESSFKLSTRKTSTPYRSVITPSGSRPSSRPASRPASRPASRPSSRPASRQGSKLPSRYGSTQSLDSTDESGTPSRIPRRTLGTTGTTPTSSRHNSISGRKLIPPVNGSSTSRPRTPTGLVSPASGVPSRLGSIYRTSSIPTLSGAVTPNRTRTPSSGSSTPLPPASKLSRKPSGASDTSVSALPVSSRKGTKPTAIDQRAPFRL, encoded by the exons ATGGGTCATTCGCATCGCGCGTCAAGGTCATCTTTAAGTGCTGGTACACCAGATAGTCTCAGTGACAATGAGAGCTCATTCAAATTGTCAACAAGAAAAACTAGTACTCCTTACAGAAGTGTCATTACACCAA gtGGCAGCCGTCCATCTAGCCGTCCAGCATCACGACCGGCATCAAGGCCAGCAAGTAGACCCAGTAGTAGACCAGCGTCAAGACAAGGTAGTAAACTACCAAGTCGATATGGTTCAACTCAATCATTAGATAGTAcag atGAATCAGGTACTCCAAGTCGTATTCCACGAAGAACACTAGGTACAACTGGAACAACACCGACGTCAAGTCGACACAACAGTATTTCTGGAAGAAAATTAATTCCTCCAGTAAACGGGTCATCAACATCTCGACCTCGGACTCCCACTGGACTCGTAAGTCCTGCAAGCGGAGTCCCATCTAg gcttGGTTCGATTTATAGAACATCGAGTATCCCAACTCTTTCTGGTGCCGTAACACCAAATAG gACACGAACACCTTCCAGTGGTTCATCGACGCCCTTGCCACCGGCGTCAAAATTATCGCGCAAACCTTCAGGAGCTTCAGATACTTCAGTCTCAGCTCTTCCAGTTTCATCACGCAAAGGAACCAAACCCACGGCCATTGATCAGAGAGCTCCATTtagattgtaa
- the LOC128668793 gene encoding transcription elongation factor SPT6-like, which translates to MMSEFKLSRIPSSGLETTKISIKPIIALKNTEEYEEVENRRFKNNVIESDDDESSSSESDGDDDESSSSSSSSSSSSSSSSEESDDDGEVNGSKRRKSCDDDDDDDESRNSGNEKSDGADDEVNGSKRKKSHDDDDDFDDRLEDDDYDLIEENLGITVDRRRFKRLKQMPAGGSDDEDDENGRTEKESIANELFENGIDDDTKNQSPSRESEHQGSNLDDDDQSVPSDDDFIVDNDDKPIPKRKYVSAGDSALDQAREIFGVDFDYDTVQHQYDDDMFPEDEDEEAEDERSTRKPTGKNIFQIYEPSDLKRSFYTDLDHEIRCKDIPERMQLRSTPITPVPEGSNELDEEAEWIYKHAFTQRKILQQVTDCSGGMNNLGSKGPETVKKIKNALNLMRNQNFEVPFIAFYRKELVKPELNIDDLWKVYKFDAKWCQLYQRKQKLLRLFENMRDFQLDELMKNPEASLPDEIRIIKDEDIERLKNVQTNEERNDVYNHFMLYYSRDIPRMKEILRQKEMEARQEKNRKRQQYLLEAEEKNSEDPSLGDEDAEETEKNDCTLKQAVRSGPYALYVRAGLSSFAKKFGLTPEHFAENLQDNYQRHEVNQHPVHPDVVAQDYLGGSFQSTEEVLKAVQHMVAIQLAREPIVRKCAREIYMDRAKLSVRPTKKGIRGIDESHPIYTMKYLKDKPVRELVDHMWLKLSTAEADGLITITFSETVKGIVGSDFISEFKQLYIKDEFNRNVQDWNDLRTGSVELAFKKYVIPDLKNELRANITAEAKESITYLCCRKLFNWIKFAPYTCKFNGQDDEAWNTGEGIRSMGIAYVPDVNQAAFASIVAPDGECVDFLKLPHLLKRKNSFNQNERHLKEADLLSLRNFISKNKPHIVVIGGESRDAQTISNDIRECLAKLAVKEQYPAIKVEICDSNVAKLFSTSNRGVAEFREFPPLLRESISLARRLQNPLGEFSQLCNPDEDLLCLKFHPLQDLLSKEELLVDLYTEFINRVNEIGVDLSSNKVYNKNLLQFVCGLGPRKSQVLLKILKSKKNKLENRTHLVTVCHMGPKVFMNCAGFIKIDTATLDDNSDIYIEVLDSTRIHPETYEWARKMAVDALEYGVKNADPGTAIEEIIKTPYKLQELDLEAFAVELERQGFGNKITTLYDVQTELTYRYKDLRVPYKSPSPEEMFTLLTKETQETFYVGKLVQATVIGFRFKKPKVTQLDQAHPVKNDDTGLWKCPFCSKDDFVELTEVWNHFDTGSCPGKAVGVRLRLDNGVSGYLNSINISDNYVANPQDRVHIQQVIACRIIKIDVDQFGSECSSKSSDLADVNNTWRPAKDLYYDTEAEEEDKRAEKESRKSKQPIYTTRLVVHPSFHNISFAEAEKMIKTMDQGEAIIRPSSKGIDHLTVTWKVTDDIYQYIDVIETDKSNSFSLGRSLWIGTEKFEDLDEILARYINVMASNVVEILKFKYYHPEVLGFKEKAEQILKEQKRKNPASIPYIFSASKNYPGKFLLSYVPRLRCYHEYVTVISQGFKYRNQVFNNLDALICWFKKHFRNPIVVPPRVSEMTHRNTSEIKCLAA; encoded by the exons ATGATGTCGGAATTCAAATTGAGTAGGATTCCCAGCAGCGGCCTCGAAaccacaaaaatttcaataaaaccaATAATCgca ttaaagAACACTGAAGAGTATGAAGAAGTTGAAAACAGGAGATTTAAGAATAACGTGATAGAAAGCGACGACGATGAAAGCAGTAGCAGCGAAAGTGACGGAGATGATGATGaaagcagtagcagtagcagtagcagtagcagtagcagtagcagtagtagtGAGGAAAGTGACGACGATGGAGAAGTCAACGGTAGTAAAAGACGAAAAAGTTgtgacgacgacgacgacgacgatgaaAGCCGTAACAGCGGAAATGAGAAAAGTGACGGAGCCGACGATGAAGTCAACGGgagtaaaagaaagaaaagtcATGACGACGACGATGACTTTGATGATCGTTTGGAGGACGATGATTATGATTTGATTGAAGAAAACTTGGGCATTACTGTTGACCGTCGACGATTCAAACGTTTGAAGCAGATGCCAGCCGGTGGATCTGACGACGAAGATGACGAAAATGGAAGGACTGAGAAAGAATCTATTgctaatgaattatttgaaaatggcATTGATGAT gataCTAAAAATCAAAGTCCCAGTCGCGAATCGGAGCATCAGGGATCCAATCTTGACGACGATGATCAAAGTGTTCCATCAGACGATGATTTCATTGTTGACAATGATGACAAGCCCATACCCAAGAGGAAATATGTTTCTGCAGGCGATTCAGCTCTGGACCAGGCCAGGGAAATATTTGGTGTTGACTTTGATTATGACACCGTACAACACCAGTACGACGATGACATGTTTCCAGAAGACGAAGATGAGGAAGCTGAAGATGAGAGGAGTACAAGAAAACCTAcaggcaaaaatattttccaaatatACGAGCCTAGTGATTTAAAACGCTCATTCTATACGGACCTAGATCATGAGATCCGTTGCAAGGACATTCCTGAGAGAATGCAGTTACGCTCAACGCCGATTACTCCTGTACCTGAAGGTTCCAACGAGCTTGATGAAGAGGCAGAGTGGATTTATAAGCATGCATTCACAcaacgaaaaattttgcaacAAGTTACGGATTGTTCAGGCGGTATGAATAATTTAGGATCTAAAGGACCAGAAACtgtgaagaaaataaagaatGCGTTGAATTTGATGCGCAATCAAAACTTTGAAGTTCCTTTTATAGCTTTTTACCGCAAGGAACTAGTGAAACCAGAATtaaatatcgatgatttgTGGAAAGTGTACAAGTTCGATGCTAAGTGGTGTCAATTGTACcagagaaaacaaaaattgctgAGGTTGTTTGAAAATATGAGAGATTTTCAATTGGACGAATTAATGAAGAATCCTGAGGCGTCACTTCCAGATGAGATTAGGATTATCAAAGACGAAGATATCGAGCGATTGAAGAACGTCCAAACAAACGAAGAGAGAAATGACGTTTATAATCATTTCATGCTCTACTACAGTCGCGACATTCCGCGAATGAAGGAAATCTTGAGACAGAAGGAGATGGAAGCTCGACaggaaaaaaataggaaaCGTCAACAATATCTTTTGGAggctgaagaaaaaaatagtgaagaTCCATCGCTTGGGGATGAAGATGCTGAAgagactgaaaaaaatgacTGTACTCTTAAGCAGGCCGTCAGAAGTGGACCTTACGCACTTTATGTCCGCGCCGGGCTCAGCAGTTTTGCTAAAAAGTTTGGTCTCACTCCTGAACACTttgctgaaaatttacaagacAATTATCAGCGTCATGAAGTCAATCAACATCCAGTTCATCCTGATGTAGTGGCGCAAGACTATCTCGGGGGAAGTTTCCAGTCCACAGAAGAAGTTCTGAAAGCTGTTCAGCACATGGTGGCCATCCAACTGGCACGTGAACCAATTGTACGAAAATGCGCTCGTGAAATTTACATGGATCGTGCTAAGCTGTCAGTACGCCCGACTAAAAAAGGAATCAGAGGAATAGATGAAAGTCATCCGATCTATACCATGAAGTACTTGAAGGACAAACCAGTTCGTGAACTTGTTGATCATATGTGGCTCAAGTTATCGACTGCTGAAGCTGATGGTTTGATAACGATCACATTCAGCGAAACCGTTAAAGGCATTGTCGGCTCAGACTTTATCAGTGAATTCAAGCAGCTATACATCAAAGATGAATTCAACAGAAATGTCCAAGACTGGAATGATTTACGTACTGGTAGTGTAGAAttggcttttaaaaaatatgttatacCAGATTTGAAGAATGAATTAAGAGCTAATATCACCGCTGAAGCAAAGGAATCCATCACGTACTTGTGCTGTCGCAAATTATTCAACTGGATAAAATTTGCTCCCTACACATGCAAATTTAATGGCCAAGATGACGAAGCTTGGAACACTGGAGAAGGCATCAGGTCAATGGGAATCGCTTATGTTCCAGATGTCAATCAAGCTGCGTTTGCTTCAATCGTCGCTCCGGATGGTGAATGCgttgactttttaaaattgcctCATTTGTTAAAACGTAAGAATAGTTTTAACCAAAACGAAAGACATCTCAAAGAAGCTGATTTACTTTCTCTGCGAAATTTCATCAGCAAAAATAAGCCTCATATTGTAGTAATTGGCGGTGAATCCAGAGATGCTCAAACAATTTCCAATGACATCAGGGAATGCTTGGCAAAGCTTGCTGTCAAAGAACAGTATCCTGCTATAAAAGTTGAAATATGTGACTCTAATGTAGCAAAGTTATTTTCTACCAGCAATAGAGGAGTAGCTGAATTCCGCGAGTTCCCTCCACTACTGAGAGAATCGATTTCACTTGCGCGACGTCTACAAAATCCTCTCGGGGAATTTTCGCAGCTTTGTAATCCAGATGAAGACTTGCTCTGCTTGAAATTCCATCCCCTTCAAGATTTACTTTCAAAAGAAGAGCTTTTGGTGGACTTGTATACTGAATTTATCAACAGAGTCAATGAAATTGGTGTCGACTTGAGCAGCAATaaagtttacaataaaaatttattacaattcgTTTGTGGATTAGGCCCCAGAAAAAGTCAGGTTCTATTGAAAATActgaaaagcaaaaaaaataaattggaaaatcGTACTCATTTGGTGACTGTGTGCCATATGGGACCTAAAGTTTTTATGAATTGCGctggatttataaaaatagacacGGCTACTCTCGACGACAACTCAGATATCTACATTGAGGTGTTGGACAGCACGAGAATTCATCCAGAAACGTACGAGTGGGCGCGTAAAATGGCCGTCGATGCTCTGGAATACGGGGTCAAAAATGCAGATCCAGGTACAGCTAtcgaagaaataataaaaactcccTACAAGCTTCAGGAATTAGATCTCGAAGCTTTTGCCGTCGAGTTAGAGAGACAAGgctttggaaataaaattactactcTCTATGATGTCCAAACTGAATTAACTTACCGCTACAAAGATCTACGAGTGCCCTATAAATCTCCATCTCCTGAAGAAATGTTTACTCTATTGACCAAAGAGACTCAAGAAACTTTTTACGTCGGCAAACTAGTCCAGGCAACAGTTATTGGGTTCAGATTCAAAAAACCCAAAGTTACACAACTGGATCAAGCACACCCCGTTAAAAATGACGATACTGGACTCTGGAAGTGTCCATTCTGTTCCAAGGATGATTTTGTTGAACTCACTGAAGTATGGAATCATTTTGACACGGGATCTTGTCCAGGAAAAGCTGTCGGCGTTAGACTTCGTTTGGACAATGGAGTGTCTGGATACCttaattctataaatatatctgatAATTATGTCGCGAATCCTCAGGATCGGGTGCATATCCAACAAGTGATAGCTTGTCGTATTATCAAAATTGATGTAGACCAATTCGGCAGCGAATGTTCCAGTAAAAGCAGCGATCTTGCTGACGTAAATAATACCTGGCGACCTGCTAAGGACTTATACTACGACACAGAGGCTGAAGAAGAAGATAAAAGAGCAGAAAAAGAAAGCAGGAAAAGTAAACAGCCGATTTATACTACACGTCTTGTTGTCCATCCGTCATTTCACAATATAAGTTTCGCTGAAGCTGAGAAGATGATAAAGACTATGGATCAAGGGGAAGCTATTATCAGACCCAGCAGCAAAGGAATCGATCATTTAACAGTCACTTGGAAAGTAACTGATGACATTTATCAGTACATTGATGTAATTGAAACAGATAAATCAAATTCTTTTTCATTGGGACGAAGTTTGTGGATCggcactgaaaaatttgaagaccTGGATGAAATACTTGCGAGATATATCAACGTAATGGCTAGTAATGTCGTagaaatacttaaatttaagtactATCACCCTGAGGTTCTTGGATTCAAAGAAAAGGCTGAGCAAatattaaaggaacagaagaGAAAAAATCCTGCTAGTATTCCATACATTTTTTCGGCttcgaaaaattatcctggtaaatttttactctcgTACGTGCCTCGATTAAGATGTTACCATGAGTATGTTACTGTTATCTCACAGGGATTCAAATATCGCAACCAAGTGTTCAATAATCTTGATGCATTGATATGTTGGTTCAAAAAACATTTCAGGAACCCAATTGTTGTACCCCCTAGGGTTTCTGAAATGACACATCGTAATACTTCAGAGATCAAATGTTTAGCTgcttga